The DNA sequence CGTTCCGGCTGTCGCTGTCGAACCTCGACAACAAGGGAATCATCGAAAACACGGGCCTGACCCGCAAGACGATCAACCTGACGGCTGACCAGAACATTACGTCGAAACTAAGTTTCAGCGTACTGGCCAACTACATCGACGAACGGGTGAAAAACAAGCCTATCCTGAGCGATGGCCCGATGAACGCCAACAACGGCCTGATGCTGGCGACGAACATTGACCAGCGGATTCTGGCACCGGGTTACAACACCACAACGGGCAGGGAAATCATCTTCAGCGATGACGAATACGTAACCAACCCCTACTTTGTGGTCAACCAGTTCGTCAACAATGTCAACCGGAAGCGGCTGATCTCGATGGTATCGACCAAGTATCAGTTTGCCGACTGGATTTATGCGCAGGCCCGCGTGGGATACGACAACGCCAACGACCGTATTTTCAAGGTAACGCCCTGGGGAACGGCATATTCAAACGGCACCAAAGGCGGACTCGACGAACTGTCCAACGCCCAGCGTACCGAGCTGAATATCGATGGCTTGCTTGGCGTCAACAAATCTTTCGGTGCTGATTTCTCCGTGAATGCGTTACTGGGTGGTAACATTCGGAAGAACAACTACGAGAAGATCGGTATCAACGGTGGCCCCTTCGTTCTGCCTTACCTCTACAGCTGGAACAACGTAGTGAACTACAACCGCAACTACGAAGTAGCGAACACCGAAGTGCAGTCGGGCTATTATAACGTCGACCTGGCCTATAAATCATTCCTGACCATCGGTACAACCGGTCGTTATGATACCTACTCGACCCTACCCAGCGCAAACCGCAGTATTTTCACCCCTTCGGTAACGGGCGCTCTGGTGTTTTCCGACCTGGTTCGGGTGCCAAACCTGAGCTTTGGTAAACTTCGCGCGTCTTACGCCATGACCAGCGGTGAGCCAACAACGGCCTACGGTACCAGCGTATACTATAGCGTAGGGAATGCCATCAACGGTGTTGCTACGGGTAACTTCAGCGACCGGCTGCCAAACCTGTTCCTGAAACCCTTCACCAAGACCGAGCTGGAACTGGGTCTGGAACTGCGCTTCTTCGGCAGCCGCTTAGGATTCGACGTAGCGTACTACACCCAGAAAACCCGCAATGAGATTATGCCAGCCAACTACAGCTGGGCAACAGGCTACTCCAGCGGTGTAGTCGGTACGGGTTCTGTGCAGAACAACGGTCTGGAATTGCAGATCACGGGCACCCCGATTCGTAAATCGAACCTGAACTGGAATATCTCGCTGAACATGACCTCGGTTCACAACAAGATTCTGAAAACGGACGAAAACAACAACCCCATCACCCTTGGCTCAAACCGGGCTACGCTGGGTAATGCGGTTACGGCGTTTGTGGTTGGAGAATCTGGCCCCCAGATCCGGGCTTATGACTACAAATATGCCGCTAACGGCCAGATCGTTGTGGATGCCGCTGGCCTGCCCGTTCGGGGTAACCTGATCAACGCGGGTACCGTGCTGCCCACCCTGTATGGTGGCCTGAACAATGACTTCACATTCGGCGGCTTCAATCTTTCGTTCCTGATCGACTACAACTACGGTAACAAGATTCTGTCGGCAACGGAGAACTACGCATACCGTCGCGGCCTGCACAAGGCTACGCTGGTTGGTCGGGAAGGTGGCGTGACCACGGGTGTTGGCGAAGGCGGTGCTGCCAATACGGTAGCGGCTACGGCCCAGGCCTATTACACGGCGCTGGCCAACAACGTTACGAAGGTTAGCGTAGTCGATGGTGACTTCATCAAAATGCGTCAGCTTACCTTTGGTTACAACCTGCCGGTTCGCCTGCTGGAGAAGATGCCACTGATCCGGGCGGTCAACGTATCGGTCGTTGCCCGGAACCTCTTCTACATCATGAAGAAGACGACTAACATCGATCCAGAAGCGTCTTTCGGCTCTAACCTGAACTATTCAGGTATTGAGGGGGCTAACCTGCCCGCTATTCGTAACTATGGTGTAAACCTGAATATCAAGTTTAAATAAGACAACAATGAAGAAGAGAATCATCGCAATATCCTTCCTCATAGGAGCCCTGCAATTTTCGTGTTCGGATGATTTCGACGCGCTGAATACAGATCCGACGAAGGCATCGAGCAGCACCTTTGATCCAAACCTGCTGTTGCCTACGTCGCAGTGGACCTACGTCAATGCGTATTCCGGCTACAACGGTCCCATCCTGTTTCAAAGCATGTGGGCGCAGGTATATGCCTCCACAACATCGGGTGCGGCCAACTATTACACGAACGCTGACAAGTACGTCATTTCGGGTAACACCAACGATTACCAGGGCCGCACCTGGAACGAAGGGTTCAAAGCCGCCAGCTTCGCTTACGAAATGGAGCAGCTGACCAAGGGCAATCCGGCCCAGGTCAACCTGAACAGCATCGCGATCATTATGCAGGCCCAGTGCCTTGCCACGGTCAGTGATATTTACGGCGACATTCCCTACACGCAGGCGTTGCAGGGAAAAGCAGGTACCAGCCTGCCCGTATACGACACGCAGGAAAGCATCTACAAATCGCTGCTGAGCCGGCTCGAAACAGCCACCGCGGCACTGAGCACGTCTGCCCTAGTTCCTTCGAATGATGCGTTCGCCTACAAAGGCGACGTTGCCAAGTGGAAAAGGTTTGGCTATTCGCTGATGCTGAAGCTGGCCATGCGGTTGACCAAAGTCGATGCCGCTACGGCTAAAACTTACGCCGAAAAAGCCGCTGCCGGTGGTGTTTTCAGCAGCGTAGCAGACGACGCCTATGTCGTAGCCGATAACGCCAACAACTACGGCAACGGCAATGGTGCAGCCCTGTCGACCGCAGCCGACGTGTATCAGGTTCGCTGGAGCAAAACCATGATCGACTACCTGAAAGCCAACGAAGATCCCCGGTTGAGTGTCGTTGCCGAAGTGCCGGCTAGTGGGCTGGCGGCCAATCAGGATATGACGATTGCCGGTAATACCGCGCCTGCCGCGCAGCTGGGCCTGCCCAACGGCTATGACCTGAACGGTGGCGCCACGGACATCACCAAGTCGCCGGGCTATCCTGGTGGTACGGGTACCGGTGGCGACGTAACACCCATTGGTAAGTACTCGCGGCCTACCCTGCTCTTCAGAAGCCGGAACGCCCCCCTGTTCGTGCTGACCTACGCGGAAACCGAACTGCTGCTCGCGGAAGCCGCCACGCGGGGATTTGCCGTAACGGGCAGCGCTGCCCAGCACTATAAGAACGGTGTTGCGGCTGGCATCCAGTCGCTGGCCAAATTTGGTACGGCGGCCACGATCGACGCAGCAACGGCAACGGCCTATGCTGATGCACACCCGCTGGTAGCAGCCAACGCGCTTAAGCAAATCAACGAGCAGTACTGGGCCACTACGGGTCTATTACAAAACTTCGGCGAAGCCTGGAACAACTGGAAACGGTCGGGATTCCCGCAGCTGACCCCGGTCAACTACACGGGTAACTTCTCGAACGGCACGATTCCACGCCGGCAACCGTACCCAACGACGGAAGCAACGCTGAATACGGCGAACTACCAGTCGGCAACGGGTCGTCTGGCCTCGGGCGACAACTGGGTGTCGCGCGTTTGGTGGGACAAATAAGCCAATCATGATGTAAAATAGCGAAAGGTCTCTTCATGGGACCTTTCGCTATTTTTACCTATTTTTAGTGTCTATTTTTTGCGCGTTATGTCTTCCCCGACGTCAGTGTCTCACCGGATTTTATGCTTGTACCGAGTCGTTCGCTACGGCTTTTGCCGCCTTGCCCTGGTTTGCGTTCTGACCAGTAGCGTTGTGGCCCAGCCCCTGTTCACGCTGCTGCCAGCCAGCAAAACGGGGGTTGCCTTCCGGAACGATATCGATGAGAACGAGAGCCTGAACGTGCTGTCGTACGAATACTTTTACAACGGAGCCGGTGTTGCTGTCGGGGATTTCAACAACGACGGCTTGCAGGACATCTTTTTTACGGCCAACCTCAAATCGAACAAACTGTACCTGAACCTTGGCAACCTGACGTTTAAAGATATCACCAAGGATGTTGGAGCCGACGTAGCCGGCCGGAGCGGGGGCTGGAAAACGGGGGTTAGCCTGGCTGATGTCAACGGCGACGGCTGGCTGGATATCTACGTGTGCTATTCGGGAAAAGTCGACGAAGCCAAACGGCGCAACCAGTTGTTCATCAATCAGGGCCTTTCCGGTAGGTCAGGGGGGACTGTCCGATTTGTGGAACAGGCCAAAGAGTATGGCCTCGACGATCCGGGCTACAGCACGCAGGCATCCTTTCTGGATTACGATAAGGATGGCGATCTGGATATGTTGCTGCTCAACCACAACGTCAGGAAATTCGACAATATGGAGCTGGCCAAATACCGTACAGCGGTTGATCCACTGTCCGGCAACAAGCTCTACGAAAATCAGGATACTCATTTCCGGGATGTCACCCAGAAAGCGGGCATTCACCAGTATCCGCTCACCTTCGGACTGGGCGTAGCCGTAGCCGACATCAACGGCGACAGTTGGCCCGACATCTACGTCACCAACGATTACAACGAACCCGATTACCTGTATATCAATCAAAAAAACGGTACGTTCAGCGACGAAACCCAACAGCACTTCCGGCACCTGCCCCAATTCTCGATGGGTGTCGATATTGCTGACTACAACAACGACGGCCTGCCAGACCTGATGTCGCTGGATATGCTGCCCGAAGACAACCGTCGCCAGAAACTGCTGCAGTTGCAGGAAAACTACGAGTCGTTCGAGCTGATGCAGCAGCAGGGATTGCAGCGCCAGTATATGCGCAACATGCTGCAACTTAACAATGGCGACGGCACCTTCAGCGAAATTGCGCAGACGGCGGGCGTATCCAACACCGACTGGAGCTGGTCACCGCTCCTGGCCGACTACGACAATGACGGCTATAAAGACCTGTTCATCACCAACGGCTATCTCCGTGATTATACGAACAAGGATTTCCTCCGCTACTGGGGCGACTATAAGGTTCAGAAAGCCATAAACCGCGAATCGGTTCAACTGATGGACCTGGTGCGGGCCATGCCTGCCACCAAAATCCCGAATTACATTTTCCGCAACAACCACGACCTGACGTTTGCCAACAAGCAGCAGGAATGGGGATTTCAAACCCCGTCCGTATCCAGCGGAGCCGCCTATGCCGATCTGGATAATGATGGTGACCTGGAGCTGGTGGTTAACAATATTAATGAAGCCGCCTTCATCTACCAGAATCAGAGCCGGGAGCAGACCCGTAACGGCTACGTTCAACTGAAGCTGGTTCCAGCACGCGGCAACAGAAATGCACTGGGTGCGCAAGTAACCCTGTACGCGGGCGGCAACCGACAGTATCAGGAGATCAGTCCGGTGCGCGGGTACTTGTCAACACAGCCGCTGGTACTTCATTTCGGTATCGGTACTGCTGATCGGGTTGATTCGGTGGCAGTCACCTGGCCCGACCAGACCCGGCAGGTCATTGCGGGCGTACCAATTAACCGGCAAACGATTGTTCAGCAACCCACTACGGGCCTCACGTCTCCCCCGCTTCCGGGTCCCAAAGCGACGAGTCCTCTCTTCGCCAGAATGGCCCCGGTCGTGGCGCATACGCACGAAGGACTGACCGAAAATGACTTCAAGCGGCAGCCTCTCATGTTGTGGATGTACTCGCATACGGGACCGGTGCTGGCCCGGGGCGACGTCAATAAAGACGGGCTGGACGATATCTTCATCAGTGGCGACCCGAACAAGCCCGGCCATGTCTGGCTGCAGCAGAAGAACGCACCCGCCACGAGTCCGGCTTTCCAGAAAATAGACGCCCTGTCCATCGGCGATGAATCGGTATCGTCGATTTCGGCCGCCGTTTTTTTCGATGCAAACGGCGATGGCTACGACGATCTATACGTAGCCAGGGGAGGTTATTCCCTGTTCGAGACGAACACGGCCGCGTTGCAGGATGAACTATACCTGAACAACGGAGCCGGGATGCTGACCCTGTCGGCAACGGGGCTTCCCAACGTGAGCGCCAGTAGTAAATCGTGCGTACGTCCCTGCGATTTCGACGGCGACGGCGACCTTGACCTGTTTGTGGGCGGGCGGGTTGTACCGGGCCGATATCCGGAATCGCCCGTTTCGTACCTGCTTGAGAACAACGGCAGGGGTCAGTTCAAGCCCCTGGCCATTCCCTTTGCCCGGGCGGGCATGGTGACCGATGCCCAGTGGTCCGATATGGACAACGACGGGCGAGCCGACCTGGTCATCTGCGGGGAGTTCATGCCCGTAAAGATCTACCTCAACAAAAAGGACGGCTTCGTTGACCGAACAAAAGCCTATTTCCCAACCCCCACGCCCGGCTTCTGGCTATCGCTGGCGATAGCCGATGTTAACGGCGATGGGCAGAAAGACATCATTGCCGGAAACTTGGGCACTAATTCGCAACTCCATATTTCGGAACGGGAACCCGCCGATTTGTACTTTACGGATTTCGATCAGAACGGCTCCATCGATCCCTTTTTCAGTTTTTACGTCCAGGGAAAAGCCTACCCGTTCGTCAGCCGTGATGAGCTGAATGACCAGATTTACGCGATGCGGAAGAAGTTTGGCTTCTACAAGGATTATGCCGGCGCTACGGTACAGGATATTTTCCCGGCAGATGAACTGGCCCGGGCCCAGCGGTTGATCGTGTCCGAATGCCATACCGTCTGTTACCTGGCTAAGAACGGCACGTTCGAAACCCATATTCTACCCATCCAGGCCCAGTTTTCGCCGGTTACCGCCAGCGTTGTGCGGGATGTAAACCACGACGGACACCCCGACCTGCTGCTATTTGGCAACAAGACAGACAACCGGCTCAAACTGGGCAGCATGGATGCCAATTACGGCTGTTTGCTGGTGGGTGATGGAACGGGTACGTTTCAGTATGTAAGCCAACCGGCTTCGGGTTTATCGGTAACGGGCGACGTTAAATCGGTTATCGACCTGACTGTCCAGCAGAAGCAATGCCTGATTATTGGTGCTTTTAACCAACCGCTGCAGGTATACAGCGAGCAAAAAAAATGAGATATTTTCTTCTCGGCTGGTTACTGATAAGCCACGCAGCCTGGGCAAAGCCGAAGCCCAAACCCGATCTGGGGACGCATCTTCAGCCTACCCTGTTTGCCGTAACAATGGTGATGATCCACGATGTCGTGAATCCGCCCGCGGCCAGTCGTTTTTACACCTACTGCCTGCTGGGTGCGCACGAGATTACGGCACAACGCAACGCAGGCATTGTGTCGCCATCGTCGTTTGTTCGTGAGTTCAAAGCGCTCGATCTGCCAGCCAGCGAGCCGTATAATTACCAGATAGCGGCCCTCTACTGCATCCTCGAAACCGGCCGGCAACTTATCCCATCCGGGCATCTGCTGGAAGCGGAGCAGACAAAGCTGCTTGGCCAGCTCAAAAAGGAAGGATATGGCGACCCGGTATTACAGGCGTCCGTTGCCGTTGCGCAGGCGGTGGCGCGGCAAATTGTTGGATATGCCGCCAGCGACAATTACCGAAAACTAAGCGCCCGGCTACGGTATCGGCCCACGAAAAGCGATGGGTCCTGGTATCCAACACCCCCCGCTTACATCGAAGCCATTGAACCCCACTGGCGAACCGTCCGGCCTATGGTCATCGACTCCTGTACGCAGTTCAAGCCCCTGCCACCGGTGCCGTTCAGCAAAGACAGCAGCAGCGCATTTTTCAAACTGGCCTACGACGTATACCAAACAGGAAACACCCTGACCGACGAGCAACGCTTCATAGCCTCGTATTGGGACTGTAACCCGTTTGCCGTAAACACTTCCGGGCACATGGCCATCGGTTTCAAGAAAATAAGCCCCGGTGGTCACTGGATGAACATCACCAGTATCGCCACCGCCCGGGCAAAACTGCCGTTTGACAAGACAATTCTGGTGCATTCGCTGGTGGCTATGACCCTGCTGGATTCGTTTATCAGCTGCTGGGACGAGAAGTATCGCAGTAACCGCGTCAGGCCCGAAACAGTCATCAACCGGTATATAAATGTTCACTGGCAGCCACTTCTGCAGACACCGCCGTTCCCGGAGTATACCAGTGGCCACAGCGTTATCTCCACGGCGGTAGCTGAGTTACTGTCTTACCTGATCGGCGATACGTTTGCCTTTACCGACAATACCGAGATTCTGTTCGAATTACCGGAACGGGAGTTCAAATCGTTTCGGCAGGCCGCCAGTGAAGCCGCTATTTCACGGCTGTACGGCGGTATCCACTACCGCGACGCCATCGTTAACGGGCAGGCACAAGGAAAGGCAATCGGTGAATTTGTCGTGGCCCGGCTCAAAAAGCTTGGTGTAGCGCCTGTATTGTAATCGTTGCGTAACACCAGTCTTCCGCCCGCCTGTTGATGCTTCTGCCAGACTAATATGTCCCCAACAGGACACAAATAGTCCCCAATTGACAACAGGCTATTGACTCATAGGACGAGCTTTGCGACCAGTCGTAGGGCTTCTCTACTTCTATCCTGTGGCCCCGATCTTGCCTGAACCAGGCTGGGTTGGGGCTTCTGAGCATGAGCGGCAGGCATGTACCCCAAACTGCCGGGCCTGCTGCTGAAGCCAGCGGTTGCCGGATTACTTATTTTCGGTAGGTTGTGATTGCTTCTTCGTAGATCCGGATACCCGGAATATCCCGCACACCTTTGGCGATATCGTTTTTGATAGCCGCTTCATCAATGACCCAGTAACCGTTAGGAACCTGATTGCGGTCTATGATTTCAAACGCCCATTTCATCTGCACACCTTTTGGTTTGTCGATCACGGCAATTTCGGGTGTCAGCCAGTTTGTTCCGTCGGCCTGATTAAGCGTATGTTGCTGAACGGCCTCCGCGAGCTGGTGTTCCCGAACCCGCAATACCTCCCGGTTATAGTGCTCGACGGCATCTTTGAGGGGTTGCATGGCTTCCAGAATAGGAGCGGTCATTTCCTTTTCCAGCTCCATCCAGTCGTGTTTTTGCCGGTCGAGTTCGCGGGTGATCTTGAGTCGCTCGGCAGCCACCAGCTTGATCAACTCGTGCCCCTGCGCAACATGCTTGATCAACTGTTCCTGCTGCTCGGGCGTACCACACACGGCGGGCTGACGGCGTAAGAAAGTAACGTAATCGGTTAGGGAAGCCTGAAGTTGTTCACGGCCGCTCGAATCGGCCAGCGACAGGCCTGTGGTTTGGGTAGTTTCGGTAGCCATAGCCTTACAAGCGTTATGAGGGCATAAATGTTAGTTGAATCATGTAGTCGCCCCGTTCGGATGGAGCAGTGGGTACGCTTCGGCAGCGGTTGCAACGGCAATCGTGAGGGCCACCAATGTCATGCACCGGAAAAATCACGCAGACTCCCAAAAAAATACGCTATTAGCTGTAATCGTCTTTTAAATACTAAATCTATAGTGTTTATCAATTATTAACTTCCTGACTTACAATCAACTAGTTTATGCCATTTGATAAGTTGCTGTTTTTTTTCATTAAATCCTGTTTGCGTTGCTATTAGTGTATACGACAATATATGACCGATAAATAAGCCACAAGCGATGGACGCTTGTTGGCGATTACGAATCAACTTTATTTGTCCAAGTTTTACGTAAATCAGCTGTACAACATGAAAAAGATCAACTTTCTCCTCCTGTTAGCCATTGGCTTGCTAGCGGGTACCCAATCCTTTGCACAAATGGCCGTCGATAAAGGTACTAAGTTTGTAAACCTTGGTATTGGCGTTGGGGGCTACAGCTACTTCACCGGTAGTGGATTAGGTTTAAATGCCGCGCTGGACGTTGGCGTTGCCAAAAATATTACGGTAGGTGGTATTCTCGGCTATCGTGGATACGGTAATGGCGTTACCTCGTTCGACATTGGTGCTCGTGGCTCATACCACTTTAATGAAATCCTGAATCTATCGACCGACAAGGCTGATTTGTATGCGGGGCTGGGTATTTCTTATTACCGTCTTTCCTACGGTGATACGTACCTCCGTTCGATTGGCATAGCCGATTCTTACGGCACAACGTATATTCCAATTCACATCGGCGGCCGTTATTTCTTCTCGGAAACGTTGGGCGGGTTCGCTGAACTAGGTTCCAGCCTGGCTACGCTCAAACTGGGACTCACCCTTAAATTGTAAATGAGTTTCACAAAAAAAGCCCCTCATCGCACGATGAGGGGCTTTTTTTGTGAAACTCATTTACTCGCCACTTCTTTCAGACTCTTCACGCCCATGTTCCAGAGGATGAAGGCGTAAATATCGGCAGTGGTTTCAATGTTCTTTTTGGTGTTGCTGGCACCGTGGCCCGAGTTCACATCGACCCGAATCAGAACGGGATTAGTCCCTTTGTAAACTTCCTGCAACGTAGCCGCGTACTTGAACGAGTGGGCCGGCACAACCCGATCATCGTGGTCAGCAGTGGTAATCATTGTAGCGGGATAGTTAACACCCGGCTTCAGATTCTGAATGGGCGAGTAGGCATACAACGCCTTGAACTCCTCGGCGTTGTCGCTGCTGCCGTAGTCGGCGATCCAGTTCCAGCCGATGGTGAACTTGTGAAACCGGAGCATGTCCATCACACCTACCTGCGGAATAGCCACCCGGAACAGTTCGGGACGCTGGTTCATAACCGCTCCCACCAGCAGCCCACCATTTGAGCCGCCCTGGATGGCCAGTTTAGCCGGACTGGTATACTTTTGGGCAATCAGGTACTCGGCCGCGGCAATGAAATCGTCGAATACGTTCTGTTTCTTGAGCTTCATGCCCTGTTCGTGCCAGGTTTCGCCGTATTCGCTGCCACCGCGCAGGTTGGCTTGGGCATAAACACCACCCTGTTCCAGAAACGGGATCCGTAGCGGGCTAAACGCGGGCGGCAGGCTGATGTTGAAACCACCGTAGCCATAAAGCAGCGTCGGGTTGGTACCGTCGAGTTTAATGCCTTTGCGGTAGGTCAGGAACATAGGCACTTTGGTGCCGTCCCTGCTGGTGTAAAATACCTGTTTCGTTTCATAATCACCGGGGTTGAAATCAACGTCCGGTGCCCGGAAAACGGTACTCTTGCGCGTAGCGATGTCGTAGCGGTAGATGGTTGGCGGGAAAGTGAACGAGGTGAAGGAATAGAATACGAACTTATCGTCTTTCTCGCCCCCGAACCCGCCGGCCGACCCAATAGCGGGCAGTTTGATCTCACTCTCCTGCTTACCGGCATAATCGAACACCAGCACCTGTGAGGTTACGTCTTTCGAATACTCCACGAATAGTTTACCACCGGCTGCGCTCACGCTGTTTTCAGCAATGGGCTGCGGCCTTTCGGGAATGAGTGGCGTAAACGCCCGCTTCTTCGTATCAAAGGCAACAACCTTGCTGTTAGGCGCTTTTTCGTTGGTCAGGATCAACAGCCGGTCGCCGTCGTTGTCGACTACGTTATAGCTGAAGTTGGTAACCTCAGCAACCACCGGTTTAAACGTCTTTTCGGCTGACTTGGCATCGATATAGAACAGGGCGTTACCGTCTTTCCCCTGGCCCCGGTCGCTGATGGTGAGCAACACAAAACGCTCGTCGTCGGTGGTGCCAACGGTATGAAACCGCTGCGGGCTTTTGGCATCTTCGTAGACCAGCCGGTCGGCCGACTGTGGGGTGTTGAGGGTATGAAAAAACACCTGGTGGTTCTCGTTCTTAGCCGCCAGCGCCGAGCCTTCGGGTTTAGGGTACCGGCTGTAGTAAAAGCCATTACCCTGCCAGGCGGCCCCGGATACCTTCACCCATTCGATCTTGTCGGACAGGTACTGCTTGGTCGCCAGATCCATCACCTGGTATTCCTGCCAGTCGGACCCACCTTTCGACAGGCCAACTACGGCATAGTGGCCATCTTTCGACAGAGAAAAGACCCCCAGCCGGGTCGTACCGTCGGCAGAAAGTTTGTTGGGGTCAATGACCAGCTCGGGTTTGCCATCCAGTCCTTTCTGGCGGTACAGCACCGACTGATTCTGCAGCCCGTCATTTTTCGAGAAGTAGAACCACTCACCTTTCCGGCTCGGAGCCGAATATTTGGGGTAGTTATAGACCTGCTCCAGCCGGGATTGCAGCTGCGAGCGGTAGGGAATCTGGGCCAGGTAGCCAAACGTAACCTTGTTCTCGGCTTTTACCCACTCGGCGGTTTCGGCCGACCGATCGTCTTCCAGCCAGCGGTAAGGATCGGCCACTTTTGTGCCGTGGTAATCGTCGGTCTGATCGGTTTTGCGGGCTTTGGGATACGCCAGCGGGGTGTCGCCCTGACCTACGGCAACAGATGAACTCAGCATGAGCAACAGGTAAATAGGTTTGAACGAATACATAGGAAACGCTTTATAAACGAGTCGACGAAACCAACAAGTTTACGAATAACGCCCCCCTGCACTGAAAAGGCAAATGGCGCGTCAATCAGGTGCGTTAGTCACTCAGCCCAACGGCTCGTTTAGACGGTCTTGTTTTTAGACAGGTTTGGAAATACGACAAATAGACACCTCATTTACAATCTTTTACTAATAGCCTAAACAACCGCCTATACGTCGACGCCCTGTTTTGTTTTTGACGAAGCCAAGCCATTCGTTCACCCTTGTTACCAAACGCCAGCCCTCCCGCCTAGCCATGAATCTACGTCTACGCAGTATCTGTCTGATTGCCGGCCTGATCATGCTGATTCAGGCCGGCTGGGCGCAGATGGTACCCTCGAACAGCACCGCGTTTCGGGTTGATCATATCGGGGTCAATGACGGACTGACACAGGGGTCTGTGTATTCTATTCTGAAAGACAGCCGGGGCTTTCTGTGGTTCGGCACCCAGGACGGTCTCAATCGGTACGACGGTCACCGGTTCCGTACGTTTCTACCGGCCAGCGAGCCGCTACCGTCCACAAAGTCGACGCTATCGGCGGCCGGCCATATTCAGGGTGTAACCATTCTGGGCATTGTGGAATCGCCCGATGGTAATTTGTGGATCGGAACAGAAGAGGGCCTGAACTGCTACGATCGTCAGCGCGATCGGTTCGACTGTTTTCTGCCGGACAGCCCGGCCAACAACCCTCTGTCGAATCGGGTCCTGCCTTTTTACGCCGATCAGCGCGAAGTACTGTACCTGAGCGACGCTGAAGGACTGGTTCGGTTCGACTACCACACGAAACGCAAAACGGTGCTGACGGCCGGTCTTCACCTCAGCCAGGAATATGACCTGCCCAGTTCAACCACCCGCACGGCTTCGGGCAGCGTCTGGCTCCA is a window from the Spirosoma rigui genome containing:
- a CDS encoding prolyl oligopeptidase family serine peptidase — protein: MLSSSVAVGQGDTPLAYPKARKTDQTDDYHGTKVADPYRWLEDDRSAETAEWVKAENKVTFGYLAQIPYRSQLQSRLEQVYNYPKYSAPSRKGEWFYFSKNDGLQNQSVLYRQKGLDGKPELVIDPNKLSADGTTRLGVFSLSKDGHYAVVGLSKGGSDWQEYQVMDLATKQYLSDKIEWVKVSGAAWQGNGFYYSRYPKPEGSALAAKNENHQVFFHTLNTPQSADRLVYEDAKSPQRFHTVGTTDDERFVLLTISDRGQGKDGNALFYIDAKSAEKTFKPVVAEVTNFSYNVVDNDGDRLLILTNEKAPNSKVVAFDTKKRAFTPLIPERPQPIAENSVSAAGGKLFVEYSKDVTSQVLVFDYAGKQESEIKLPAIGSAGGFGGEKDDKFVFYSFTSFTFPPTIYRYDIATRKSTVFRAPDVDFNPGDYETKQVFYTSRDGTKVPMFLTYRKGIKLDGTNPTLLYGYGGFNISLPPAFSPLRIPFLEQGGVYAQANLRGGSEYGETWHEQGMKLKKQNVFDDFIAAAEYLIAQKYTSPAKLAIQGGSNGGLLVGAVMNQRPELFRVAIPQVGVMDMLRFHKFTIGWNWIADYGSSDNAEEFKALYAYSPIQNLKPGVNYPATMITTADHDDRVVPAHSFKYAATLQEVYKGTNPVLIRVDVNSGHGASNTKKNIETTADIYAFILWNMGVKSLKEVASK
- a CDS encoding vanadium-dependent haloperoxidase, which translates into the protein MRYFLLGWLLISHAAWAKPKPKPDLGTHLQPTLFAVTMVMIHDVVNPPAASRFYTYCLLGAHEITAQRNAGIVSPSSFVREFKALDLPASEPYNYQIAALYCILETGRQLIPSGHLLEAEQTKLLGQLKKEGYGDPVLQASVAVAQAVARQIVGYAASDNYRKLSARLRYRPTKSDGSWYPTPPAYIEAIEPHWRTVRPMVIDSCTQFKPLPPVPFSKDSSSAFFKLAYDVYQTGNTLTDEQRFIASYWDCNPFAVNTSGHMAIGFKKISPGGHWMNITSIATARAKLPFDKTILVHSLVAMTLLDSFISCWDEKYRSNRVRPETVINRYINVHWQPLLQTPPFPEYTSGHSVISTAVAELLSYLIGDTFAFTDNTEILFELPEREFKSFRQAASEAAISRLYGGIHYRDAIVNGQAQGKAIGEFVVARLKKLGVAPVL
- a CDS encoding VCBS repeat-containing protein; the protein is MSSPTSVSHRILCLYRVVRYGFCRLALVCVLTSSVVAQPLFTLLPASKTGVAFRNDIDENESLNVLSYEYFYNGAGVAVGDFNNDGLQDIFFTANLKSNKLYLNLGNLTFKDITKDVGADVAGRSGGWKTGVSLADVNGDGWLDIYVCYSGKVDEAKRRNQLFINQGLSGRSGGTVRFVEQAKEYGLDDPGYSTQASFLDYDKDGDLDMLLLNHNVRKFDNMELAKYRTAVDPLSGNKLYENQDTHFRDVTQKAGIHQYPLTFGLGVAVADINGDSWPDIYVTNDYNEPDYLYINQKNGTFSDETQQHFRHLPQFSMGVDIADYNNDGLPDLMSLDMLPEDNRRQKLLQLQENYESFELMQQQGLQRQYMRNMLQLNNGDGTFSEIAQTAGVSNTDWSWSPLLADYDNDGYKDLFITNGYLRDYTNKDFLRYWGDYKVQKAINRESVQLMDLVRAMPATKIPNYIFRNNHDLTFANKQQEWGFQTPSVSSGAAYADLDNDGDLELVVNNINEAAFIYQNQSREQTRNGYVQLKLVPARGNRNALGAQVTLYAGGNRQYQEISPVRGYLSTQPLVLHFGIGTADRVDSVAVTWPDQTRQVIAGVPINRQTIVQQPTTGLTSPPLPGPKATSPLFARMAPVVAHTHEGLTENDFKRQPLMLWMYSHTGPVLARGDVNKDGLDDIFISGDPNKPGHVWLQQKNAPATSPAFQKIDALSIGDESVSSISAAVFFDANGDGYDDLYVARGGYSLFETNTAALQDELYLNNGAGMLTLSATGLPNVSASSKSCVRPCDFDGDGDLDLFVGGRVVPGRYPESPVSYLLENNGRGQFKPLAIPFARAGMVTDAQWSDMDNDGRADLVICGEFMPVKIYLNKKDGFVDRTKAYFPTPTPGFWLSLAIADVNGDGQKDIIAGNLGTNSQLHISEREPADLYFTDFDQNGSIDPFFSFYVQGKAYPFVSRDELNDQIYAMRKKFGFYKDYAGATVQDIFPADELARAQRLIVSECHTVCYLAKNGTFETHILPIQAQFSPVTASVVRDVNHDGHPDLLLFGNKTDNRLKLGSMDANYGCLLVGDGTGTFQYVSQPASGLSVTGDVKSVIDLTVQQKQCLIIGAFNQPLQVYSEQKK